One window from the genome of Musa acuminata AAA Group cultivar baxijiao chromosome BXJ1-4, Cavendish_Baxijiao_AAA, whole genome shotgun sequence encodes:
- the LOC103980342 gene encoding thylakoid lumenal 19 kDa protein, chloroplastic gives MASALPSTSALSSIASSAAVAVAKPPPKPFLKPHHKPLSTTLAAAAAAAILLSAAPAPSFADPMFNLYYGTAASAANYGGYGGNADKKATAEYTYEVPEGWKERLVSKVEKGTNGTDSEFYNPKKRSEREYLTFLSGFRALAPVDAVLSNLALSDVGLQDQIATADEVRSQERKDDDGQLYYAYEIEGAGSHSLISVTCARNKLYAHFVTAPNLDWSRDQDMLRHLHDSFKTVDPSSS, from the coding sequence ATGGCCTCGGCTCTCCCCTCCACTTCCGCCCTCTCGTCCATCGCATCCTCCGCCGCCGTGGCAGTCGCCAAGCCGCCTCCGAAACCCTTCCTCAAGCCCCACCACAAGCCCCTCTCCACCACTCTTGcggcggccgccgccgccgccatcctACTCTCCGCCGCCCCGGCCCCGTCCTTCGCTGACCCGATGTTCAACCTTTACTACGGCACCGCCGCCAGCGCGGCCAACTACGGCGGATACGGCGGGAACGCGGACAAGAAGGCCACCGCGGAGTACACGTACGAGGTCCCCGAGGGGTGGAAGGAGCGGCTGGTGTCCAAGGTCGAGAAGGGCACCAACGGCACCGACAGCGAGTTCTACAATCCCAAGAAGCGCTCCGAGCGCGAGTACCTCACCTTCCTCTCCGGTTTCCGGGCGTTGGCTCCCGTCGACGCCGTCCTCTCCAACCTCGCCCTCTCCGACGTGGGCCTGCAGGACCAGATCGCCACCGCCGACGAGGTACGCTCCCAGGAGCGCAAGGACGACGATGGGCAGCTGTACTACGCCTACGAGATCGAGGGGGCAGGCTCCCACAGCCTGATATCCGTCACTTGCGCCCGCAACAAGCTGTACGCCCACTTCGTCACCGCGCCCAATCTCGACTGGAGCCGCGACCAGGACATGCTCCGTCACCTTCACGACTCCTTCAAGACTGTCGATCCATCTTCTTCGTAG